A part of Elusimicrobiota bacterium genomic DNA contains:
- the nusA gene encoding transcription termination factor NusA, giving the protein MAKSELVLALEQLEREKNIRKDDILKMIEEAVVSSLRKHVGKNAVIEASIDPETAEFKAAVVKKVVETVADAELEIGLPEARRFKKDAAVGDELRLPAPVTDFARIAAQTAKQVLAQKIREKERDSLFDEYKPKEGEIVTGSVHRFLERNVIVDIGKTEAILPVREQIRRERYPIGGNVRAIILRVDKAQRGPQVVISRAAPLFLKRLFELEVPEIGDKIVEIVAVARDPGFRAKVVVKSSDPKIDPVGSCVGLRGSRIRSIMNELAGERIDLIPHDDQIEKFLANSLAPAKVVSVRVMDPENKRAEVLVSEEQLPLAIGKDGQNVRLACRLTGWELEVRAVGPAAAAPAGAAGGLLALEGVGAKTAEILAAAGFAQPQRLAAATPEELSALEGIGEKTAAKIIASAKKHLQENPPAPEPAPAPEAPGGPEAGDAAAS; this is encoded by the coding sequence ATGGCAAAATCGGAACTGGTTCTGGCTTTGGAGCAGTTGGAGCGCGAGAAGAACATCCGCAAGGACGACATCCTCAAGATGATCGAGGAGGCCGTGGTCAGCTCCCTGCGCAAGCACGTGGGCAAGAACGCGGTCATCGAGGCGAGCATCGACCCGGAGACCGCGGAGTTCAAGGCCGCGGTGGTCAAGAAGGTCGTCGAGACCGTGGCCGACGCGGAGCTCGAGATCGGCCTGCCCGAGGCGCGCCGCTTCAAGAAGGACGCCGCGGTCGGCGATGAACTGCGTCTGCCCGCTCCGGTGACTGACTTCGCCAGAATCGCGGCCCAGACCGCCAAGCAGGTCCTGGCCCAGAAGATCCGCGAGAAGGAACGGGACAGCCTCTTCGACGAGTATAAGCCCAAGGAAGGCGAGATCGTGACCGGCAGCGTGCATCGCTTCCTGGAGCGCAACGTCATCGTGGACATCGGCAAGACCGAGGCCATCCTGCCGGTGCGCGAGCAGATCCGCCGGGAGCGCTACCCCATCGGCGGCAACGTGCGCGCCATCATCCTGCGCGTGGACAAGGCCCAGCGGGGGCCCCAGGTCGTCATCTCGCGCGCAGCGCCCCTGTTCCTCAAGCGGCTCTTCGAGCTGGAGGTCCCCGAGATCGGCGACAAGATCGTCGAGATCGTCGCCGTCGCGCGCGACCCCGGGTTCCGGGCCAAGGTCGTGGTCAAGTCGAGCGACCCCAAGATCGATCCCGTCGGCTCCTGCGTCGGCCTGCGCGGCTCGCGCATCCGCAGCATCATGAACGAGCTCGCGGGCGAGCGCATCGACCTGATCCCTCACGACGATCAGATCGAGAAGTTCCTCGCCAACTCGTTGGCTCCCGCCAAGGTCGTCTCGGTGCGGGTCATGGACCCGGAGAACAAACGCGCCGAGGTCCTGGTCTCCGAGGAACAGCTTCCCCTGGCCATCGGCAAGGACGGGCAGAACGTCCGGTTGGCCTGCCGGCTCACCGGCTGGGAGCTGGAGGTCCGCGCCGTCGGACCGGCCGCGGCGGCGCCCGCCGGAGCGGCCGGCGGCTTGCTGGCGCTCGAAGGAGTGGGCGCCAAGACCGCCGAGATCCTGGCTGCGGCCGGGTTCGCTCAGCCGCAGCGCCTTGCCGCTGCCACGCCGGAGGAGCTCAGCGCCTTGGAAGGCATCGGCGAGAAGACCGCGGCCAAGATCATCGCCAGCGCCAAGAAGCACTTGCAGGAGAACCCTCCGGCACCCGAACCGGCGCCCGCGCCGGAGGCCCCTGGCGGCCCCGAGGCCGGGGACGCCGCGGCCTCATAA